The window TGCTATGCTCCGTCAATCGTGCTGTTGTCTCATGCGTCCGGTGCGGTTTTTGCTTATAGCCCTCTGTGGCCAATATTACCCGGGCGCAACGGCTGAAAACCGACGCTGGGGCATACAGACACCACGGAGGAACGCGATGAAGTGGCTCGAAGCGGTAGATTGCCTGACCAATTGCCTTGCCGGACTGGAAGTGTCCGATGTGAACGGCGCGTCTTTGGACGTGGATGCCGGGTTCCATCGACTGTGCCTGCTGACCAAGGAGCTCAAGGAGCGTAACGGCACCATTTTCCTGGCAGGCAACGGCGCGAGTGCCTCCATGGCCAGCCATGTGGCTGCCGATCTGGCCAAGAATGCGCATATCCGCACCGAGGTCTTTTCCGATCTCGCCCTCATCACTGCCGTGGCCAACGACATCAGCTACGATGACGTCTTTGCCGAACCGCTGCGCCGCCGCATGCATGAGGGCGACCTGTTCGTGGCCATCTCCAGTTCGGGCA of the Pseudodesulfovibrio sp. zrk46 genome contains:
- a CDS encoding SIS domain-containing protein, which codes for MKWLEAVDCLTNCLAGLEVSDVNGASLDVDAGFHRLCLLTKELKERNGTIFLAGNGASASMASHVAADLAKNAHIRTEVFSDLALITAVANDISYDDVFAEPLRRRMHEGDLFVAISSSGNSPNVVKACEKARSLGGSVFTLSAMGAQNKIRSLGDLNFYLPGDTYGMAESGHAAVLHHWIDTMVADCEE